A segment of the Candidatus Brevundimonas phytovorans genome:
CGCCGGCGTCCTGCTGGGTCTGGCGCGCGGCCTGTCGCTGGCCGAGGCCGGAGCCCTGGGTTCGCTGGCCGCCTCGGAAGTCATCGCCCACTGGGGCCCGCGTCCGATGGTCAAGCTGGAGGCCCTGGCGGCTCAGCACGGCCTCACGCTCTGATCGCGGCCCAAGCTCTGATCGCGGCCAGGCGCCACGCGCGGCTTGCCGTTCCCCGTCGCGCCGCGTAATCGGCGGACCATGTTCGGCCTCGCCAATCCCGACCGCTTCATGCGCTTCACCCGCCCGGTCACGCCGGTTCTGTGGGGGCTGGCGGTCGTCCTGCTGGCCGTGGGGACCTGGCTCAGCTTTACCGCCCCCGCCGACTATCAGCAGGGCGACACGGTGCGGATCATGTTCATCCATGTGCCCGCCGCGACCCTGGGGCTGGGCGCCTATGCGGCGCTGGGCGTGTCCAGCTTCTTCGCCCTGGTGTTTCGTCACCCGCTGGCCGACGCCGCCGCCCGCGCCGCCGCCCTGCCGGGCGCGGTGCTGACGGGTCTGGCCCTGATCACCGGTTCGCTGTGGGGCCAGCCCATGTGGGGGACCTGGTGGGTGTGGGACGCGCGGCTGACCAGCGTGCTGGTGCTGTTCCTGTTCTACCTCGGCTACATGGCCCTGCGCGCCTCGATCGACGATGAGCAAAAAGCTGGCCGCGCCGCGGCGGTGCTCGGTCTGGTCGGGCTGATCAACCTGCCCATCGTCAAGTTCTCGGTCGACTGGTGGAACACCCTGCATCAGCCGGCCTCGTTGCTGCGCGCGGGCGGGACCAGTCTGGACCCGGCCTACCTTACGCCCCTGCTGACCATGATGGCGGCCTACGGGATGCTGTTCGGGGCCATCTGGGTGACGTCGATCCGTACCGAGGTGCGTCGTCGCCGCGTCCTGTCCTTACGCGCCCGCGCCGCCCAAGAAGCCTGAAGGAGACGCCGATGCTGGATCTCGACATGAGCCCCTACGGCGTCTTCGTCTGGTCGTCCTGGGCGATCAGCGCGGTGGCGCTCGCGGCCATTTCGATCCGCGCCCTGGTCGCCGCCCGGCGCTGGAAGCGCGAGCTGGCGCGTCTGGAAGAGACGCGCAAATGAACCGCTGGTTCGCCCTGATCCCCATCGCCGCGCTGGCCGCCCTGGGCGTTTTCATGATGATCCAGCTGGGCCACCTGTCCGGCGCGCCGGGCGAGGGCCGGTCCTACAAGCCCGACGCCCTGGTCGGTCAGCCCATCCCGCAAACGGTCCTGCCCATCCTGCAAGGCGACGTGGAGACCGATCAGCGTCTGGACCTGAAGACGGCGGGCGTCGGCAAGCCGATGATCGTCAACCTGTTCGCCAGCTGGTGCGCGCCCTGCCGGCTGGAGCATCCGCAGCTGCTGAAGCTGAAGGCCCAGGGCGTCAACGTCGTCGGCGTGGCTTACAAGGACGACCCCATCGCCACCCGCGCCTTCCTCGACGAACTGGGCGATCCCTATGCCCTCGTGCTGGTGGACCGCGAGGGGCGGGCGGGGCTGGACTTCGGCGTCTCGGGCGTGCCCGAGAGCTTTGCGGTGGACGCCTACGGCACCATCGTCGCCAAGTCGTCGGGACCGATCCTGACCGAGGCTGATCTGCAGAAGCTGGTCGACGCGCTGAAGACGCCGGTTCGGTAGAGCGACCTCGGCGCGAAACACGGTGAATCGCGCATTAACCATATCTAGACCGTTTGAGCGGATCGTCGGCCCATGTCCGCGATTCCTTCAGACCGCCCGGCCTTCCCGCCTCCCGCAGGCGGCGCGGCCCATGCCTTGAGAACCTCCCAGTCCGCCTTCTTCCGCGCGGCCATGGGGATCAGCGCGCCGACGCCCGCCGCCGCTCCGGTTCAGGCGCGGGCGGACACGCCGGTGCGGTCGGTGCAGACGCAGGAGCCGCCCTCGGCCACGCGCTATCAGCGGCCGGGCTCGCTGCTGGATATCCGGGTCTGACCCCATAACAACCGTCACCCTCGGGCTTGTCCCGAACGATGGGCCCTCGGGACACGCCCGAGGGTGACGAGGGGGTTAGGCCTTCGCCACGTCTTTCAGCGGAATGATCACCGCTTCGACGGCGCCCGTTTCGGCGACGACTTCAACGCCCTTCTTCTTCTTTTTCGGCCGGACGCCGTCCAGAGCCTTCTTCGCGGCCTTTTCGGCCTTGCGCGCTTCCTTGGCGGCCTTCCTGGCGATCTTGGCCTCGGCGCGAGCCTGTTCCGGGGCGGCGTCGGCGGCGTCGGTCAGGCTGGTCAGCAGGTCGAGGAAGCCCTCGCGCCGGGCCTTGGGCAGCAGGGCCAGGATGCGTTTGTCGGCGGCGGCGACGCGGGGGCGGGCGGCGTCGAGCGCAGCCTGACCGGCCTCGGACAGGCGCACGGCCTTGGCGCGGGCGTCCAGCGCCGAGCGTTCGCGCTCCAGCAGGCCCTTGGCGGTCATGCGGGCGACCAGATCGGCCAGGGTCGAGCGGTCGATGCCGGTGGCCTTGACCAGATCGGTCTGGGTCAGGCCGGAGCGGACCGAGACCGCTTCCAGCACCGCGAACTGGCGTTGGGTCAGGCCGTCAGGTCCGGCCTCCTCGGCGTAGATGTCGAGCGACAGCTGCAACACCCGGTGCATCAGGTGGCTGGGCGAGTCCGCCAGCCCGCCCTTGATCTTCGCCTGCTTGCCTGACTTGACCATCGTCTTCGATCCCCATTCCGGTATCGCCGGACATGGCGCGACAGCTAACAGCCGCGCTTTACGCTTTGACGACGGAAACCCTGACGGTTTGAAGACATTTATGTTGGCCTACCGCCCTTGCGGGCTACTTGAGGCCGTGGGGCTTCGTCATCCCGGAAACGGCGTAGCCGCTATCCGGGACCGCAGAGGAACGCCATGCTCAGGCCAAGGTTGCGCCTCTGGCGGTCCCGGCTCGGCGCCCTTGCGGGCTTGGCCGGGATGACGGGGTGTCAGAGCCCGGTGTCGGGCGAGATGGGGCCGGGCTCTTCGTCCTTGATCATGTTCTTCATGATCAGCGGCACCTGGCACAGGCCGAAGATGGAGGCGGCGATCCACAGGACGCCGCGGAAGCCGGTCCAGACGCCGTTGGGGTCGGGGGTCCCGAGGTTCAGCGCCGACCAGATGGCGGTGACGGCCTCGGGGCTGCGGAACACCTCGTTGGCGATGGCGACGCAGAGGAAATAGACGCCGTAGCGGAAGGTCAGCTTGCGCCAGGCGGCATCCGTGACCTGGATGGCCGAGCCGAGCAGGGCCTTGAACGGCGACTTGTTCAGCGGGATCGACCCCAGCAGGACGGCGGCCAGCAGCCCGTTCTGCACCGTCAGCTTCAGCTTCACGAACAGGTCGTCGTCGGTGAGGATGGTCAGGGCGCCGAAGACCAGGGCGAAGCCGCCGGTGATCAGGGGCATGGGGGCCAGGCGGCGCTCCAGAATGAAGCCGACGGCCAGTGCGATCATCGAGGCGATGACCAGGACCCAGGTGGCCTTGATCATGTCGCGGGTGATGAAATAGGCGGCCATGAAGGCGATCAGGGCGCCGAAATCGACGGCCTGACGGATCCACTGCGGACGCTTGGTTTCGACGGCTTCACTCATACGCTTCAGTCCTCAAGCCCGACCAGTGATCGGGAAAACGCGCGCGCGTCGAAGGGTTGCAGGTCGTCGACGCCTTCGCCGACGCCGATCAGCTTGATCGGGGCGTCCGAGGCCTGGGCCACGGGGACCAGGACCCCGCCGCGCGCTGTGCCGTCCAGCTTGGTCATCACGACACCAGATACGTAGGCGGTGCGGCCGAAGACCTTTTCCTGTTCCAGGGCGTTGCGGCCCACGGTGGCGTCCAGCACCAGCAGGGTCTCGTGCGGGGCGTCCGCATCGACCTTTTTCAGCACGCGGACGATCTTGAGCAGTTCGTCCATCAGGGCGGACTTGTTCTGCAACCGCCCCGCGGTGTCGATCAGGACCACGTCGTAGCCCTCGGCCTTGGCCTTGGCATAGGCGTCGAAGGCCAGACCGGCGGCGTCGGCGCCGTCGCGGCGGCTTTCGAAATCGGCTCCGGCGCGCTCGGCCCAGACCTTCAGCTGTTCGCGGGCGGCGGCGCGGAAGGTGTCGCCGGCGACGATCATGACCCTGGCGCCCTTGGCCGTCAGGTCCGAGGCGATCTTGCCGAGCGTCGTGGTCTTGCCCGAGCCGTTCACGCCCACGAACAGGACGACATAGGGCTTGGGTCCCGACAGGGGATCAAAGGTCGCCTGACGCGGCAGCAGTTCGGCGGCCACGGCCTCGGCCAGGGCCTCCTTGACTTCGCGCTCGTTGGACGACTTGCCGAAACGCAGCGCCCGGAAGCGCTCGACGATGCGGGCCGAGGCGGCGGGGCCCAGGTCGCTCTCGATCAGGTGCTCTTCCAGCCGCTCCAGCGCCTCTTCGGACAGAGGCTCCTTCACGAAGGTCGAGACGACCTGTTCGGTCATCTGTTGGGAGGAGCGGGACAGACCCGCGCTCAGTCGCTGGAACCAGCCTTTTTTGGGCGTATCGCTCATGCTGCGAGCCTTAGCCGACGCCGGTTCGCAGGTCACGAACTTCCAACGGCCCCCTCATCCCCACGGAGGCGGGGAGCCAGTGCTTTGGCTTCGGGTCGCAACCCTATATTGATCGAACGGTCTTAGAGATCGGGCGCCGCGCCTCGCGGCTCTCACTGGATCCCGGCGTCCGCCGGGATGAGCGGATGGATTGATGGCCTCGAACAGTTCCTTCCACGCCCCGCGCGCCCACGGCTTCGTGCGCGTCGCCGCCGCGACCCCGGTGGTTCATGTCGCCGACCCGGCGGCCAACGCCGAGGAACATGAGCGGCTGATCCGTCAGGCGGGCGCTGAAGGCGTGGACCTGCTGGTCTTCCCCGAACTGTCGCTGAGCGCCTACGCTATCGACGACCTGCTGATGCAGGCGGCCCTGCTGGAGGAGGTCGAGCGCCGCATCGCCGAACTGGCCGCGGTCGCGGACGCGGCGGGCGTCATCGCCGTGATCGGCGCGCCGGTCCGCAACGGCGACGCCCTGTTCAACTGCGCCGTGGTCCTGGGCGGCGGCGAGGTGTTGGGCGTAGTCCCCAAGACCTACCTGCCCAACTACCGCGAGTATTACGAAAAGCGCTGGTTCGCCCCGGCCGCCAGCCGCTCCGAGGACGCGGTGGTCCTGAACGGTACGAGCGTCGACTTCGCGCCGGGTCTGGTGTTCGAGGCGACGAACCGGCCGGGCTTCGTCTTCGCGGTCGAGATCTGCGAGGACTTCTGGGCGCCGCAACCGCCCTCGACGCGGGCGGCGCTCGCGGGGGCGCGTATCCTGTGCAACCTGTCGGCCTCCAACATCGTCATCGGCAAGGCGGACGAGCGGGCCCTGCTGTGCGCCAGCCAGTCGGCGCGCACCCTGTCGGCCTACGTCTTCGCCGCCTCGGGCTGGGGCGAAAGCACGACCGATCTGGCCTGGGACGGTCAGGCGACCATCCATGAGCTGGGCTCGCGGCTGGCCGAAGGCGAGCGGTTCGCGCTGGAGAGCCATCTGACGGTGGCCGACGTGGACGTGGACCGGATCGGTCTGGACCGTCTGCGCAACGGCACCTTCGCCGACTGCGCCCGTCTGGAAGGCGAGGCCGCGACCGTGGTTCCGTTCGAGGCGGGAGACGGTCCGGGCGACGCCCTGATCCGTCCGCTGGACCGCTTCCCCTTCGTGCCCGACGACGCCGCGCGTCTTGATCAGGACTGCTTCGAGGCCTTCAACATCCAGGTCCAGGGCCTGATGCGGCGGATGACGGCGACGGGGTCCAGGACCCTGGTCATTGGCGTCTCGGGGGGGCTGGATTCGACCCAGGCCCTGCTGGTGGCCTGTCGCGCCTTTGACCGGCTGACGCTGCCGCGCACGGGGATTCTGGCCTTCACCCTGCCGGGGTTTGCGACCTCGGAGGGCACCAAGTCCAACGCCTGGAAGCTGATGCAGGCCCTGGGCGTGACGGGGGCCGAGATCGACATCCGCCCCGCCGCCGAACAGATGCTGCGCGACATCGGCCATGCCTTCGCCGACGGTCAGCCGGTCCACGACATCACCTTCGAGAACGTGCAGGCGGGGCTGCGCACCGACTACCTGTTCCGACTGGCCAATCAGAACCATGGCTTCGTGCTGGGCACCGGCGACCTGTCGGAGCTGGCCCTGGGCTGGTGCACCTATGGCGTCGGCGACCACATGAGCCACTACAACGTCAACGGCGGGGTGGCGAAGACCCTGATCCAGCACCTGATCCGCTGGGTGGCCGAGCGTGAGCTGGTGGGCGAGGCGGCGACCCCGACGCTGCTCGCCATTCTCGCCACCGAGATCTCGCCCGAGCTGGTGCCGGCGGGCGCGGACGGGGCGATCCAGTCGACGCAGAGCATCGTCGGCCCCTATGCGCTGAACGATTTCTTCCTCTTCTACATCAGCCGGTTCGGCCTGAAGCCGTCCAAGGTCGCCTTCCTCGCCCATCAGGCCTGGAGCGACGCGACGACGGGCGCCTGGCCCGCCGGTCTGCCCGAGGCGGAGCGGGTCGCCTATGACCTGGCGACCATCAAGGCCTGGCTGAGGAAGTTCCTGATCCGCTTCTTCCAGACCAGCCAGTTCAAGCGCTCCGCCGTGCCGAACGGGCCCAAGGTGGTGACGGGCGGCTCCCTGTCCCCGCGCGGCGACTGGCGGGCGCCGTCGGATTCCTCGGCGCGCGTCTGGCTCGATGAACTCGACAACAATGTTCCGGATTGAGTAGGACCGTCGCCTCGGCTTTCGGCCGGGATGACGAGGAAAAGACCATGACCGACGACGTGACCAAGGACTCCAACGGCAACATCCTGGCCGACGGCGACAGCGTGACCCTGATCAAGGACCTGAAGGTCAAGGGCTCGGGCGGCGTGACGCTGAAGCGCGGGACCATGGTCAAGAACATCCGCCTGACCGGCGACCCCGACGAGATCGAAGCCAATGTCGACAAGGTGCGCGGCCTGGTGCTGCGGACGGAGTTTGTGAAGAAGGCCTAATTCTGGGGCCTATCGCGCTTCGCGCGACTTGAGGCCCCTTGCTCCCAAGCCGTCACCCCGGAAGCCCGCAGGGCTGTCCGGGGGCCAGACGGTGGAGATCAAAACACGTCTGCCCCGGCTTGCCTCAACCGTCTGGGTTCCGGGTTCGGCTTCGCCGCCCCGGAATGACGGCGGGAGGGGTTAACTCACCCCCGCCAGAAACTCGAAGATGGCCGCGCGCGCCTCGGCCTCGTCCAGCATGGGCGCGTGGCCGACGCCGGGAACCTCGGCGTAGGCCATGGCGGGCGCGGCCTTCCTCATCTTGGCGACGATGGCGGGGCTGAGCAGGTCTGACGTCGCGCCGCGCAGCAGCAGGGACGGCTTTTTGCGGGCCAGCGCCCGGAAATACGGCCAGAGGTTGGGGATCAGGGCCTTGGCGCCCGCCGCCTTGATCGGCGCCGAAATGTCGGGGTCGTAGTCCAGCACCGGGGCGCCTTCGGTCCCCTCGCGGAAGGTGCGGCGCGCGAAGGCCATCCAGTCGGCCTCGGCATAGTGGGGCAGGGCGGTTTCGTTGATGCGCCGGGCATAGGCGGCGGCGTCGTCCCAGGTCTCGATGACGACGGGCTGGCCCGTATAGGCGGCGATGCGGGCCAGGCCCTCGGGCGCCAGTTCCGGCCCTACATCGTTGAGCATGGCGGCGGCGATGGCCTTGGGCTTGATCGCGGTCAGGGCCATGGTGATCAGCCCGCCCATGGAGGTGCCGAGGAAGACGGCCTTCTCGATGCCGAGCTGTTCCATCAGGGCCACGACATCCTTGGCATAGACGTCGGGCGTATAGGTCATGGGGTCGGGCGCGCGGTCGGACCGCCCGCGTCCGCGCACGTCCACCGCCAGAACGCGACGGCCGCTCTGGGCGATCAGGGCGGCGATGACCTCGAAGTCGGCGCTGTTGCGGGTCAGGCCGTGGATGGCGATGACCGGCAGCCGCGCCGGGCCGTCGGCGGGGGCGTAGTCGCGAGCGTAGAGGCTCAGGCCATCGGGCGAGGTCCAGCGGCGGTCGGCATAGGTCATCAGGCGTTTCTCCGGCTGTGTCTCCAGCGTTGACGTCAACCTAATTCACCAGATGCAGAATTGCGATCAGGCCGAGAGGATCTCGGACACGAATTGATCGAGGTCGCCGCCCTGGAAGCGATAGCCCGCCACGCCCGCGCGTCGCGCCGCCTCCATGTCCGAAGGCTGATCGCCGATCATCAGCGAGCGCGCCGGGTCGAGGTCGTGCTCGACGACGGCCTTGAGCAACATGCCCGGATTGGGCTTGCGGTCGGGGTGGTCGGGGTGGCGGTAGCGGTCGTCCACGGCCTCGGCGTGGAAGGGGCAGGCGTAGACCGCGTCGATGCGGGCGCCGGCCTCGGCCAGGCGCTCGACCAGCAGGGCGTTGAAGCCGTGCATGACCGCTTCGCTGAACATCCCGCGCGCCACGCCCGACTGGTTGGTGACGATGACGGTGACGTAGCCGGCGTCATTGAGCCGTTTCACCGCCTCGGCGGCGCCGGGGATCAGGACCAGTTGATCGGGGCGATGCGGATAGCCGCTGTCGACGATCAGGACGCCGTCACGGTCGAGAAAAGCAGCCGGGCGGCTCATGCGGGGTCCGTCAGCAAGGCCGAGAAGGCGGTCATCAGGTGATAGAGGCTGGAGGCCGGCACGTCGGAGTCTTCAGCTACGCCCTCGGCGTCGAAATTGTCGATCCACAGGCCGGGCGTGGCGGTGGCCAGGTGGGTCTCGAACAGACGTTGGGTCACATGGTCCGCCCTGACGGGTTCGCCGCGCGTCTTCAGGGTGCGCAGAAGCTCGGTCTGGGCCCACAGGCGGACG
Coding sequences within it:
- a CDS encoding DsbE family thiol:disulfide interchange protein translates to MNRWFALIPIAALAALGVFMMIQLGHLSGAPGEGRSYKPDALVGQPIPQTVLPILQGDVETDQRLDLKTAGVGKPMIVNLFASWCAPCRLEHPQLLKLKAQGVNVVGVAYKDDPIATRAFLDELGDPYALVLVDREGRAGLDFGVSGVPESFAVDAYGTIVAKSSGPILTEADLQKLVDALKTPVR
- a CDS encoding MarR family winged helix-turn-helix transcriptional regulator; translation: MVKSGKQAKIKGGLADSPSHLMHRVLQLSLDIYAEEAGPDGLTQRQFAVLEAVSVRSGLTQTDLVKATGIDRSTLADLVARMTAKGLLERERSALDARAKAVRLSEAGQAALDAARPRVAAADKRILALLPKARREGFLDLLTSLTDAADAAPEQARAEAKIARKAAKEARKAEKAAKKALDGVRPKKKKKGVEVVAETGAVEAVIIPLKDVAKA
- a CDS encoding septation protein IspZ, whose protein sequence is MSEAVETKRPQWIRQAVDFGALIAFMAAYFITRDMIKATWVLVIASMIALAVGFILERRLAPMPLITGGFALVFGALTILTDDDLFVKLKLTVQNGLLAAVLLGSIPLNKSPFKALLGSAIQVTDAAWRKLTFRYGVYFLCVAIANEVFRSPEAVTAIWSALNLGTPDPNGVWTGFRGVLWIAASIFGLCQVPLIMKNMIKDEEPGPISPDTGL
- the ccmD gene encoding heme exporter protein CcmD, whose translation is MLDLDMSPYGVFVWSSWAISAVALAAISIRALVAARRWKRELARLEETRK
- a CDS encoding heme ABC transporter permease codes for the protein MFGLANPDRFMRFTRPVTPVLWGLAVVLLAVGTWLSFTAPADYQQGDTVRIMFIHVPAATLGLGAYAALGVSSFFALVFRHPLADAAARAAALPGAVLTGLALITGSLWGQPMWGTWWVWDARLTSVLVLFLFYLGYMALRASIDDEQKAGRAAAVLGLVGLINLPIVKFSVDWWNTLHQPASLLRAGGTSLDPAYLTPLLTMMAAYGMLFGAIWVTSIRTEVRRRRVLSLRARAAQEA
- a CDS encoding NAD(+) synthase; its protein translation is MASNSSFHAPRAHGFVRVAAATPVVHVADPAANAEEHERLIRQAGAEGVDLLVFPELSLSAYAIDDLLMQAALLEEVERRIAELAAVADAAGVIAVIGAPVRNGDALFNCAVVLGGGEVLGVVPKTYLPNYREYYEKRWFAPAASRSEDAVVLNGTSVDFAPGLVFEATNRPGFVFAVEICEDFWAPQPPSTRAALAGARILCNLSASNIVIGKADERALLCASQSARTLSAYVFAASGWGESTTDLAWDGQATIHELGSRLAEGERFALESHLTVADVDVDRIGLDRLRNGTFADCARLEGEAATVVPFEAGDGPGDALIRPLDRFPFVPDDAARLDQDCFEAFNIQVQGLMRRMTATGSRTLVIGVSGGLDSTQALLVACRAFDRLTLPRTGILAFTLPGFATSEGTKSNAWKLMQALGVTGAEIDIRPAAEQMLRDIGHAFADGQPVHDITFENVQAGLRTDYLFRLANQNHGFVLGTGDLSELALGWCTYGVGDHMSHYNVNGGVAKTLIQHLIRWVAERELVGEAATPTLLAILATEISPELVPAGADGAIQSTQSIVGPYALNDFFLFYISRFGLKPSKVAFLAHQAWSDATTGAWPAGLPEAERVAYDLATIKAWLRKFLIRFFQTSQFKRSAVPNGPKVVTGGSLSPRGDWRAPSDSSARVWLDELDNNVPD
- a CDS encoding HAD family hydrolase; translated protein: MSRPAAFLDRDGVLIVDSGYPHRPDQLVLIPGAAEAVKRLNDAGYVTVIVTNQSGVARGMFSEAVMHGFNALLVERLAEAGARIDAVYACPFHAEAVDDRYRHPDHPDRKPNPGMLLKAVVEHDLDPARSLMIGDQPSDMEAARRAGVAGYRFQGGDLDQFVSEILSA
- the ftsY gene encoding signal recognition particle-docking protein FtsY, whose protein sequence is MSDTPKKGWFQRLSAGLSRSSQQMTEQVVSTFVKEPLSEEALERLEEHLIESDLGPAASARIVERFRALRFGKSSNEREVKEALAEAVAAELLPRQATFDPLSGPKPYVVLFVGVNGSGKTTTLGKIASDLTAKGARVMIVAGDTFRAAAREQLKVWAERAGADFESRRDGADAAGLAFDAYAKAKAEGYDVVLIDTAGRLQNKSALMDELLKIVRVLKKVDADAPHETLLVLDATVGRNALEQEKVFGRTAYVSGVVMTKLDGTARGGVLVPVAQASDAPIKLIGVGEGVDDLQPFDARAFSRSLVGLED
- a CDS encoding alkylphosphonate utilization protein, with amino-acid sequence MTDDVTKDSNGNILADGDSVTLIKDLKVKGSGGVTLKRGTMVKNIRLTGDPDEIEANVDKVRGLVLRTEFVKKA
- a CDS encoding alpha/beta hydrolase, which translates into the protein MTYADRRWTSPDGLSLYARDYAPADGPARLPVIAIHGLTRNSADFEVIAALIAQSGRRVLAVDVRGRGRSDRAPDPMTYTPDVYAKDVVALMEQLGIEKAVFLGTSMGGLITMALTAIKPKAIAAAMLNDVGPELAPEGLARIAAYTGQPVVIETWDDAAAYARRINETALPHYAEADWMAFARRTFREGTEGAPVLDYDPDISAPIKAAGAKALIPNLWPYFRALARKKPSLLLRGATSDLLSPAIVAKMRKAAPAMAYAEVPGVGHAPMLDEAEARAAIFEFLAGVS